In Xiphophorus maculatus strain JP 163 A chromosome 2, X_maculatus-5.0-male, whole genome shotgun sequence, one genomic interval encodes:
- the LOC102219298 gene encoding mucosa-associated lymphoid tissue lymphoma translocation protein 1-like → MTGSCPIMITEIVIVRHPVSVCVPVNHKVTLRVRAEGKGILSYQWFSEDEKEVPGGTQADLTIRASKTQRYVCRVNDHFHNYVFSEWVKVKVLDIDKSGLPVDWQGEPHIAINPKPDTVQLGTKLSLRCAAFGIPTPHYQWYRNGQPLLDKTSDILQIDGVTAEHGGSYLCSISNVLEERWTEPVDINIVQPEQPPLTATDKVALLIGNLNYSCHPGLMAPVMDVHELGNLLQQLGFRVVSLLDLTRQEMMAAIDKFIQLLDRGVYGLFYYAGHGYEHAGRNYLVAVDAPQPYQTKNCVCVQRVMNQMQERQTAMSVILLDTCRKWYNQGCIPSVIKSLRPNGNTVYGYATCEDAEAYEVQDGGKSTGIFTKYLNKHILQEAKVTHVLERVSEDVGKDPLVTGKQAVEIKHTMKEPRSLKDKVRTAGHTRELHLRDVCWRQANELPRKKQLTFLCGVKVEVSFSALFSNVLVAFATIKTTPDQTQDCTVMLSSNPAMEDIFSRPGRSEDMDSLLLNETLNPDCTLRLCSLQKLKESVVLKVDLHYTNKDSNLRHTESQQVDIGKPLVASCKLYRENHTRDKKTNGATAQTTGNISHSKSQQHQNLAPSHRHFTRKAECAAKTPTTWSNEPEENDENELLDFRPSE, encoded by the exons ATGACTGGATCTTGCCCCATAATGATTACAG AAATCGTCATTGTGCGCCACCCTGTCTCGGTGTGCGTACCCGTGAATCACAAGGTGACTTTGCGAGTCCGTGCTGAGGGCAAAGGCATTCTCAGCTACCAGTGGTTCTCTGAAGATGAGAAGGAG GTGCCTGGTGGTACTCAAGCAGACCTGACTATAAGAGCTTCTAAAACTCAGCGATATGTCTGCCGAGTCAATGACCACTTTCATAATTACGTCTTCAGCGAATGGGTGAAGGTGAAAGTGTTGGACATTGATAAATCAG GTTTGCCAGTTGACTGGCAGGGTGAGCCTCACATCGCTATCAATCCCAAACCAGACACAGTTCAACTGGGAACAAAACTCAGCCTTCGCTGTGCTGCCTTTGGCATCCCCACTCCACACTACCAGTGGTACAGAAATGGACAGCCACTGCTGGACAAGACCAGTGATATACTGCAG ATTGATGGTGTAACAGCAGAACATGGCGGATCCTATCTGTGCTCGATATCTAACGTCCTAGAAGAGAGATGGACAGAACCTGTTGATATCAATATTG TGCAACCTGAACAGCCTCCACTAACAG CCACTGATAAGGTTGCCCTTCTCATTGGCAACTTGAATTACAGCTGCCACCCTGGTTTGATGGCGCCCGTCATGGACGTCCACGAGCTGGGCAACTTGCTGCAGCAGCTTGGGTTTAGGGTGGTTTCCCTGCTGGACCTCACCAGACAGGAGATGATGGCTGCCATCGACAAATTCATTCAGCTTCTTGACAGGGGAGTTTATG GGCTTTTCTACTATGCGGGTCATGGGTATGAGCATGCTGGGAGGAATTATTTGGTTGCAGTCGACGCTCCACAGCCGTACCAAACCAAAAATTGTGTCTGTGTTCAGAGGGTCATGAATCAAATGCAAGAAAGGCAGACTGCCATGAGTGTAATCCTGCTGGACACCTGTAGAAAGTG GTACAACCAGGGTTGTATACCATCAGTCATTAAGTCACTGAGACCAAATGGGAACACAGTGTATGGTTATGCCAC ATGCGAGGATGCTGAGGCCTACGAGGTCCAGGATGGAGGCAAGAGTACTGGCATCTTCACAAAGTACCTGAACAAGCATATTCTCCAGGAAGCCAAAGTCACGCATGTCTTAGAGCGAGTGTCTGAAG ATGTTGGTAAAGACCCTCTCGTAACTGGCAAACAGGCAGTGGAGATAAAACACACCATGAAAGAACCACGATCCCTCAAAGATAAAGTTCGAACTGCAGGTCACACAAGAGAACTACACCTACGAGATGTTTGCTGGAGGCAGGCAAATG aGCTGCCACGAAAGAAGCAGCTGACATTTCTATGCGGCGTGAAAGTGGAAGTCAGCTTCTCAGCTCTGTTCTCCAATGTACTGGTTGCTTTTGCGACTATAAAAACTACACCTGATCAAACCCAGGACTGTACTGTCATGCTAAGTAGCAACCCT GCAATGGAAGACATATTTTCCAGACCGGGTCGCTCGGAGGATATGGACTCACTACTATTAAATGAAACGCTTAACCCGGACTGTACTTTAAGACTTTGCTCTCTCCAGAAGCTGAAG GAATCAGTAGTACTCAAGGTGGATCTACACTATACTAACAAGGACAGTAATCTGCGGCACACAGAAAGCCAGCAGGTGGACATTGGAAAGCCTCTGGTTGCATCCTGTAAGCTGTACAGGGAGAATCAcacaagagacaaaaaaacaaacggTGCTACAGCTCAAACCACGGGCAACATTTCACACAGCAAATCACAGCAGCATCAGAATCTGGCTCCTTCGCATCGACATTTCACCAGAAAGGCAGAGTGCGCTGCCAAAACTCCAACTACATGGAGCAACGAACCTGAAGAGAACGATGAGAATGAACTGCTGGATTTCCGACCATCTGagtaa